A single region of the Gasterosteus aculeatus chromosome 1, fGasAcu3.hap1.1, whole genome shotgun sequence genome encodes:
- the r3hdm1 gene encoding R3H domain-containing protein 1 isoform X8 — translation MRMSDTADAETMKVSEAAPAPPKDDGADSEVADQSQTARDDHSSNNGDAPDGFLLQPFEKDELAAQDHAEKEDSCDKADKPEKTQRKMLSRDSSQDYTDSTGIDLHEFLVNTLKGNPRDRIMLLKLEQDILDFISNNESHKRKFPPMTSYHRMLLHRVAAYFGMDHNVDPSGKSVVINKTTNTRIPDQKFSEHIKDDRADDFQKRYILKRDNSSFDREDSMIRMRLKADKRSKSMEEREEEYQRARERIFAHEGDHFILDRSAQDEGACTSTQQRRQMFRLRAGRSGASRQSSSETDTLPRHGESRPWSSTDSSDSSNRLAPRPAITKASSFSGISPGLLRGDSTASSKSTGRLSKTGSESCSSVGSSSSSLSRPQLPLPVSAPSWSGVPGAPSVRPAADARGSVHPEIIKSVQPRPPSSADAPSYFVLPLEASGIPPGSVLVNPHTGKPFIHPDGSAVVYNPASAAGRIQHGKTPQQQQPIPAATQQQQQPANHLHSQPICPSLQLSSEPVNNPTVSYPLPPPQFLPVCPNQQYTVPDALNAQFSHMTLVQQPSSDVGASGADGRHYPAVYHHHHGSPVVLQGAPPPQHHHQQHHHHQQQQQQLAGYMLAGPSGGQHPGLLQGQPVPLPTPGPNHAYPSPTPGPAAYPNQQLLQQHTYIQQPVQQMPACYCSSAHHPHCSGQQQHYRAPVNPLPYNCLQSQSLPQQQVHQAMMPNPASSYQAVVGMQPGSSLALTGNQQSNMSNQMQGMMVQYPPMQSYQVSLPQQTYQQPVFVSCQPGQGAMAMAGMQPCYSLLPPNQHTTMSSTVSFLPAQMMEQLQFSQTSSPCVSQQHPGQQYAGLLPPGGGMVMLQMTAPSCQQPRAPSPCQRKQPGHKHPGPEHQRGRRPAELPAPPDGAQSSLPSSPALTPSPGQPPSFKGLPSAISSIPAMGGPAHPHHHPPLPTAFCHSGQGETHYSLLGQPLQYKPSIRPPLIHTAHVVAKHQGPLGVWRSSNGRKAGRKPLSSDLSVGEAVSGHILEVTDPPEGIGCTDSHHLLAQLCRGGGLIQRLSDHQPRLRGAAGDSPGGRLALSYSIFAMLPPRHAAPSATLHHSAPRDALTLQTGGGQGGEPRGSDKAGA, via the exons GACGGATTCCTCCTCCAGCCCTTTGAAAAGGACGAGCTAGCCGCGCAGGACCACGCGGAGAAAGAGGACAGCTGCGACAAGGCGGACAAGCCTGAGAAAACGCAGAGGAAGATGCTATCGAGAG ATTCCAGTCAAGATTACACCGATTCCACTGGGATAGATCTTCACGAGTTCCTGGTCAACACGCTGAAGGGGAACCCCAG GGATCGAATCATGCTACTGAAGTTGGAACAGGACATCTTGgacttcatcagcaataatga AAGCCATAAGAGGAAGTTCCCACCCATGACGTCCTACCACAGGATGCTGCTCCACCGAGTGGCCGCCTACTTCGGCATGGACCACAACGTGGACCCCAGTGGAAAGTCTGTGGTGATCAACAAAACTACCAACACTAGAAT ACCAGATCAGAAATTCTCAGAACACATCAAGGACGACCGGGCGGACGATTTCCAGAAACGCTACATTCTCAAACGAGACAACTCCAGCTTTGATCGCGAGGACAGCATG ATTCGAATGCGTTTGAAAGCCGACAAGAGAAGCAAAtcgatggaggagagggaggaggagtacCAGCGAGCCAGAGAAAGGATATTCGCACATGAA GGAGACCACTTCATACTCGATAGGAG CGCTCAGGATGAAGGCGCATGCACGAGCACCCAACAGAGGCGGCAAATGTTCAG GTTACGTGCCGGCCGCTCGGGCGCCAGCCGTCAGAGCAGCTCTGAGACGGACACGCTGCCGCGGCACGGCGAGTCGCGGCCGTGGAGCAGCACCGACAGCTCGGACAGCTCCAATCGGCTCGCCCCGCGGCCCGCCATCACCAAGGCCAGCAGCTTCAGCGGCATCTCCCCGGGCCTCTTGCGGGGGGACAGCACGGCCAGCAGCAAGAGCACCGGGAGGCTCTCCAAGACAG GCTCAGAGTCGTGCAGCAGTGTCGGCTCCTCGTCCAGCTCGCTGTCCCGCCCCCAGCTGCCCCTCCCGGTCTCGGCGCCATCCTGGTCCGGCGTCCCCGGCGCTCCGTCGGTCCGCCCGGCCGCCGACGCCAGGGGGTCCGTGCACCCCGAGATAATCAAGAGCGTCCAGCCGCGGCCCCCGTCGTCTGCGGATGCACCCAGCTACTTTGTGTTGCCGCTGGAGGCCTCGGGGATCCCGCCCGGCAGCGTCCTGGTCAACCCGCATACGG GCAAGCCTTTCATCCACCCAGACGGCAGCGCCGTAGTTTATAACCCGGCCTCCGCTGCTGGCAGGATCCAGCACGGCAAAACCCCGCAGCAGCAACAGCCAATCCCTGCCGcaacgcagcagcagcaacagccgGCCAATCACCTCCACTCACAG CCGATCTGTCCTTCTCTCCAGCTGTCTTCTGAGCCTGTTAACAACCCAACGGTCTCgtatcctcttcctcctcctcagttcCTGCCCGTCTGTCCTAACCAACAGTACACTGTG cccgACGCCCTCAACGCCCAGTTCAGTCACATGACGCTGGTGCAGCAGCCATCCAGCGACGTCGGTGCCTCGGGGGCAGACGGCCGCCACTACCCCGCCGtgtaccaccaccaccatggcTCCCCCGTAGTCCTGCAGggagcgccgccgccgcagcaccaccaccaacagcaccaccaccaccagcagcagcagcagcagctcgcagGCTACATGTTGGCGGGGCCGTCGGGGGGGCAACACCCAGGACTGCTGCAGGGTCAGCCCGTCCCGCTCCCGACACCGGGCCCCAACCACGCGTATCCCAGCCCCACGCCGGGGCCCGCCGCTTATCCGAACCAGCAGCTGCTCCAACAGCACACCTACATCCAACAGCCCGTGCAGCAG ATGCCGGCGTGCTACTGCTCGTCGGCCCACCACCCGCACTGCTccggccagcagcagcactaCCGGGCCCCAGTCAACCCGCTGCCCTACAACTGCCTTCAGAGCCAAAGCCTGCCCCAGCAACAAG TGCACCAAGCCATGATGCCCAACCCAGCGTCCAGCTACCAGGCCGTAGTGGGCATGCAGCCGGGCTCCAGCCTGGCTCTCACCGGCAACCAGCAAAGCAATATGAGCAACCAGATGCAAGGAATGATGGTCCAGTACCCTCCAATGCAGTCGTATCAG GTTTCTTTGCCACAGCAGACGTACCAACAGCCAGTGTTTGTGTCCTGTCAGCCGGGGCAGGGGGCCATGGCCATGGCCGGCATGCAGCCCTGCTACAGCCTGCTCCCCCCGAACCAGCACACCACCATGAG TTCCACAGTGAGTTTCCTGCCCGCACAGATGATGGAGCAGCTGCAGTTCTCTCAGACCTCGTCCCCCTGCGTCTCCCAGCAGCACCCAGGCCAGCAGTATGCCG GGTTGTTGCCCCCGGGCGGCGGTATGGTGATGCTGCAAATGACGGCGCCCTCCTGCCAGCAGCCCCGGGCCCCCTCCCCCTGCCAGCGGAAACAGCCGGGCCACAAACACCCGGGGCCCGAGCACCAGCGCGGCCGCAGGCCCGCGGAGCTCCCTGCGCCTCCAGACGGCGCCCAG AGCAGCCTGCCCTCGTCCCCGGCGCTCACTCCCTCGCCAGGCCAGCCGCCCAGCTTCAAGGGCCTCCCGTCGGCCATCTCGTCCATCCCTGCCATGGGAGGCCCGGcgcacccccaccaccacccgccgCTCCCTACAGCCTTCTGCCACAGTGGACAAG GTGAAACACACTACTCCCTCCTGGGCCAACCTCTGCAGTACAAACCCTCCATCAGACCCCCCCTGATCCACACCGCCCACGTCGTTGCCAAACACCAG ggTCCGCTGGGGGTTTGGCGTAGCAGTAACGGGAGGAAGGCCGGCAGAAAACCTCTGTCTTCAGATCTCAGTGTAGGTGAAGCAG TGAGCGGTCACATCCTGGAAGTGACGGACCCCCCGGAGGGGATCGGCTGCACGGACTCCCACCACCTCCTGGCGCAGCTGTGCCGAGGCGGCGGATTGATCCAGCGGCTGTCGGACCATCAGCCCCGGCTGCGCGGCGCGGCCGGAGACTCTCCCGGCGGACGCCTGGCCTTGTCATACTCCATCTTCGCCATGCTGCCCCCCAGACACGCCGCTCCGAGCGCCACGCTCCACCACAGCGCCCCCCGGGACGCTTTGACACTCCAAACCGGCGGCGGGCAAGGCGGGGAGCCGCGCGGCTCGGACAAGGCCGGCGCGTAG
- the r3hdm1 gene encoding R3H domain-containing protein 1 isoform X22 produces the protein MRMSDTADAETMKVSEAAPAPPKDDGADSEVADQSQTARDDHSSNNGDAPDGFLLQPFEKDELAAQDHAEKEDSCDKADKPEKTQRKMLSRDSSQDYTDSTGIDLHEFLVNTLKGNPRDRIMLLKLEQDILDFISNNESHKRKFPPMTSYHRMLLHRVAAYFGMDHNVDPSGKSVVINKTTNTRIPDQKFSEHIKDDRADDFQKRYILKRDNSSFDREDSMIRMRLKADKRSKSMEEREEEYQRARERIFAHEGDHFILDRSAQDEGACTSTQQRRQMFRLRAGRSGASRQSSSETDTLPRHGESRPWSSTDSSDSSNRLAPRPAITKASSFSGISPGLLRGDSTASSKSTGRLSKTGSESCSSVGSSSSSLSRPQLPLPVSAPSWSGVPGAPSVRPAADARGSVHPEIIKSVQPRPPSSADAPSYFVLPLEASGIPPGSVLVNPHTGKPFIHPDGSAVVYNPASAAGRIQHGKTPQQQQPIPAATQQQQQPANHLHSQPDALNAQFSHMTLVQQPSSDVGASGADGRHYPAVYHHHHGSPVVLQGAPPPQHHHQQHHHHQQQQQQLAGYMLAGPSGGQHPGLLQGQPVPLPTPGPNHAYPSPTPGPAAYPNQQLLQQHTYIQQPVQQMPACYCSSAHHPHCSGQQQHYRAPVNPLPYNCLQSQSLPQQQVHQAMMPNPASSYQAVVGMQPGSSLALTGNQQSNMSNQMQGMMVQYPPMQSYQVSLPQQTYQQPVFVSCQPGQGAMAMAGMQPCYSLLPPNQHTTMSSTVSFLPAQMMEQLQFSQTSSPCVSQQHPGQQYAGLLPPGGGMVMLQMTAPSCQQPRAPSPCQRKQPGHKHPGPEHQRGRRPAELPAPPDGAQSSLPSSPALTPSPGQPPSFKGLPSAISSIPAMGGPAHPHHHPPLPTAFCHSGQGETHYSLLGQPLQYKPSIRPPLIHTAHVVAKHQGPLGVWRSSNGRKAGRKPLSSDLS, from the exons GACGGATTCCTCCTCCAGCCCTTTGAAAAGGACGAGCTAGCCGCGCAGGACCACGCGGAGAAAGAGGACAGCTGCGACAAGGCGGACAAGCCTGAGAAAACGCAGAGGAAGATGCTATCGAGAG ATTCCAGTCAAGATTACACCGATTCCACTGGGATAGATCTTCACGAGTTCCTGGTCAACACGCTGAAGGGGAACCCCAG GGATCGAATCATGCTACTGAAGTTGGAACAGGACATCTTGgacttcatcagcaataatga AAGCCATAAGAGGAAGTTCCCACCCATGACGTCCTACCACAGGATGCTGCTCCACCGAGTGGCCGCCTACTTCGGCATGGACCACAACGTGGACCCCAGTGGAAAGTCTGTGGTGATCAACAAAACTACCAACACTAGAAT ACCAGATCAGAAATTCTCAGAACACATCAAGGACGACCGGGCGGACGATTTCCAGAAACGCTACATTCTCAAACGAGACAACTCCAGCTTTGATCGCGAGGACAGCATG ATTCGAATGCGTTTGAAAGCCGACAAGAGAAGCAAAtcgatggaggagagggaggaggagtacCAGCGAGCCAGAGAAAGGATATTCGCACATGAA GGAGACCACTTCATACTCGATAGGAG CGCTCAGGATGAAGGCGCATGCACGAGCACCCAACAGAGGCGGCAAATGTTCAG GTTACGTGCCGGCCGCTCGGGCGCCAGCCGTCAGAGCAGCTCTGAGACGGACACGCTGCCGCGGCACGGCGAGTCGCGGCCGTGGAGCAGCACCGACAGCTCGGACAGCTCCAATCGGCTCGCCCCGCGGCCCGCCATCACCAAGGCCAGCAGCTTCAGCGGCATCTCCCCGGGCCTCTTGCGGGGGGACAGCACGGCCAGCAGCAAGAGCACCGGGAGGCTCTCCAAGACAG GCTCAGAGTCGTGCAGCAGTGTCGGCTCCTCGTCCAGCTCGCTGTCCCGCCCCCAGCTGCCCCTCCCGGTCTCGGCGCCATCCTGGTCCGGCGTCCCCGGCGCTCCGTCGGTCCGCCCGGCCGCCGACGCCAGGGGGTCCGTGCACCCCGAGATAATCAAGAGCGTCCAGCCGCGGCCCCCGTCGTCTGCGGATGCACCCAGCTACTTTGTGTTGCCGCTGGAGGCCTCGGGGATCCCGCCCGGCAGCGTCCTGGTCAACCCGCATACGG GCAAGCCTTTCATCCACCCAGACGGCAGCGCCGTAGTTTATAACCCGGCCTCCGCTGCTGGCAGGATCCAGCACGGCAAAACCCCGCAGCAGCAACAGCCAATCCCTGCCGcaacgcagcagcagcaacagccgGCCAATCACCTCCACTCACAG cccgACGCCCTCAACGCCCAGTTCAGTCACATGACGCTGGTGCAGCAGCCATCCAGCGACGTCGGTGCCTCGGGGGCAGACGGCCGCCACTACCCCGCCGtgtaccaccaccaccatggcTCCCCCGTAGTCCTGCAGggagcgccgccgccgcagcaccaccaccaacagcaccaccaccaccagcagcagcagcagcagctcgcagGCTACATGTTGGCGGGGCCGTCGGGGGGGCAACACCCAGGACTGCTGCAGGGTCAGCCCGTCCCGCTCCCGACACCGGGCCCCAACCACGCGTATCCCAGCCCCACGCCGGGGCCCGCCGCTTATCCGAACCAGCAGCTGCTCCAACAGCACACCTACATCCAACAGCCCGTGCAGCAG ATGCCGGCGTGCTACTGCTCGTCGGCCCACCACCCGCACTGCTccggccagcagcagcactaCCGGGCCCCAGTCAACCCGCTGCCCTACAACTGCCTTCAGAGCCAAAGCCTGCCCCAGCAACAAG TGCACCAAGCCATGATGCCCAACCCAGCGTCCAGCTACCAGGCCGTAGTGGGCATGCAGCCGGGCTCCAGCCTGGCTCTCACCGGCAACCAGCAAAGCAATATGAGCAACCAGATGCAAGGAATGATGGTCCAGTACCCTCCAATGCAGTCGTATCAG GTTTCTTTGCCACAGCAGACGTACCAACAGCCAGTGTTTGTGTCCTGTCAGCCGGGGCAGGGGGCCATGGCCATGGCCGGCATGCAGCCCTGCTACAGCCTGCTCCCCCCGAACCAGCACACCACCATGAG TTCCACAGTGAGTTTCCTGCCCGCACAGATGATGGAGCAGCTGCAGTTCTCTCAGACCTCGTCCCCCTGCGTCTCCCAGCAGCACCCAGGCCAGCAGTATGCCG GGTTGTTGCCCCCGGGCGGCGGTATGGTGATGCTGCAAATGACGGCGCCCTCCTGCCAGCAGCCCCGGGCCCCCTCCCCCTGCCAGCGGAAACAGCCGGGCCACAAACACCCGGGGCCCGAGCACCAGCGCGGCCGCAGGCCCGCGGAGCTCCCTGCGCCTCCAGACGGCGCCCAG AGCAGCCTGCCCTCGTCCCCGGCGCTCACTCCCTCGCCAGGCCAGCCGCCCAGCTTCAAGGGCCTCCCGTCGGCCATCTCGTCCATCCCTGCCATGGGAGGCCCGGcgcacccccaccaccacccgccgCTCCCTACAGCCTTCTGCCACAGTGGACAAG GTGAAACACACTACTCCCTCCTGGGCCAACCTCTGCAGTACAAACCCTCCATCAGACCCCCCCTGATCCACACCGCCCACGTCGTTGCCAAACACCAG ggTCCGCTGGGGGTTTGGCGTAGCAGTAACGGGAGGAAGGCCGGCAGAAAACCTCTGTCTTCAGATCTCAGT TGA
- the r3hdm1 gene encoding R3H domain-containing protein 1 isoform X21 translates to MRMSDTADAETMKVSEAAPAPPKDDGADSEVADQSQTARDDHSSNNGDAPDGFLLQPFEKDELAAQDHAEKEDSCDKADKPEKTQRKMLSRDSSQDYTDSTGIDLHEFLVNTLKGNPRDRIMLLKLEQDILDFISNNESHKRKFPPMTSYHRMLLHRVAAYFGMDHNVDPSGKSVVINKTTNTRIPDQKFSEHIKDDRADDFQKRYILKRDNSSFDREDSMIRMRLKADKRSKSMEEREEEYQRARERIFAHEGDHFILDRSAQDEGACTSTQQRRQMFRLRAGRSGASRQSSSETDTLPRHGESRPWSSTDSSDSSNRLAPRPAITKASSFSGISPGLLRGDSTASSKSTGRLSKTGSESCSSVGSSSSSLSRPQLPLPVSAPSWSGVPGAPSVRPAADARGSVHPEIIKSVQPRPPSSADAPSYFVLPLEASGIPPGSVLVNPHTGKPFIHPDGSAVVYNPASAAGRIQHGKTPQQQQPIPAATQQQQQPANHLHSQPDALNAQFSHMTLVQQPSSDVGASGADGRHYPAVYHHHHGSPVVLQGAPPPQHHHQQHHHHQQQQQQLAGYMLAGPSGGQHPGLLQGQPVPLPTPGPNHAYPSPTPGPAAYPNQQLLQQHTYIQQPVQQMPACYCSSAHHPHCSGQQQHYRAPVNPLPYNCLQSQSLPQQQVHQAMMPNPASSYQAVVGMQPGSSLALTGNQQSNMSNQMQGMMVQYPPMQSYQQVSLPQQTYQQPVFVSCQPGQGAMAMAGMQPCYSLLPPNQHTTMSSTVSFLPAQMMEQLQFSQTSSPCVSQQHPGQQYAGLLPPGGGMVMLQMTAPSCQQPRAPSPCQRKQPGHKHPGPEHQRGRRPAELPAPPDGAQSSLPSSPALTPSPGQPPSFKGLPSAISSIPAMGGPAHPHHHPPLPTAFCHSGQGETHYSLLGQPLQYKPSIRPPLIHTAHVVAKHQGPLGVWRSSNGRKAGRKPLSSDLS, encoded by the exons GACGGATTCCTCCTCCAGCCCTTTGAAAAGGACGAGCTAGCCGCGCAGGACCACGCGGAGAAAGAGGACAGCTGCGACAAGGCGGACAAGCCTGAGAAAACGCAGAGGAAGATGCTATCGAGAG ATTCCAGTCAAGATTACACCGATTCCACTGGGATAGATCTTCACGAGTTCCTGGTCAACACGCTGAAGGGGAACCCCAG GGATCGAATCATGCTACTGAAGTTGGAACAGGACATCTTGgacttcatcagcaataatga AAGCCATAAGAGGAAGTTCCCACCCATGACGTCCTACCACAGGATGCTGCTCCACCGAGTGGCCGCCTACTTCGGCATGGACCACAACGTGGACCCCAGTGGAAAGTCTGTGGTGATCAACAAAACTACCAACACTAGAAT ACCAGATCAGAAATTCTCAGAACACATCAAGGACGACCGGGCGGACGATTTCCAGAAACGCTACATTCTCAAACGAGACAACTCCAGCTTTGATCGCGAGGACAGCATG ATTCGAATGCGTTTGAAAGCCGACAAGAGAAGCAAAtcgatggaggagagggaggaggagtacCAGCGAGCCAGAGAAAGGATATTCGCACATGAA GGAGACCACTTCATACTCGATAGGAG CGCTCAGGATGAAGGCGCATGCACGAGCACCCAACAGAGGCGGCAAATGTTCAG GTTACGTGCCGGCCGCTCGGGCGCCAGCCGTCAGAGCAGCTCTGAGACGGACACGCTGCCGCGGCACGGCGAGTCGCGGCCGTGGAGCAGCACCGACAGCTCGGACAGCTCCAATCGGCTCGCCCCGCGGCCCGCCATCACCAAGGCCAGCAGCTTCAGCGGCATCTCCCCGGGCCTCTTGCGGGGGGACAGCACGGCCAGCAGCAAGAGCACCGGGAGGCTCTCCAAGACAG GCTCAGAGTCGTGCAGCAGTGTCGGCTCCTCGTCCAGCTCGCTGTCCCGCCCCCAGCTGCCCCTCCCGGTCTCGGCGCCATCCTGGTCCGGCGTCCCCGGCGCTCCGTCGGTCCGCCCGGCCGCCGACGCCAGGGGGTCCGTGCACCCCGAGATAATCAAGAGCGTCCAGCCGCGGCCCCCGTCGTCTGCGGATGCACCCAGCTACTTTGTGTTGCCGCTGGAGGCCTCGGGGATCCCGCCCGGCAGCGTCCTGGTCAACCCGCATACGG GCAAGCCTTTCATCCACCCAGACGGCAGCGCCGTAGTTTATAACCCGGCCTCCGCTGCTGGCAGGATCCAGCACGGCAAAACCCCGCAGCAGCAACAGCCAATCCCTGCCGcaacgcagcagcagcaacagccgGCCAATCACCTCCACTCACAG cccgACGCCCTCAACGCCCAGTTCAGTCACATGACGCTGGTGCAGCAGCCATCCAGCGACGTCGGTGCCTCGGGGGCAGACGGCCGCCACTACCCCGCCGtgtaccaccaccaccatggcTCCCCCGTAGTCCTGCAGggagcgccgccgccgcagcaccaccaccaacagcaccaccaccaccagcagcagcagcagcagctcgcagGCTACATGTTGGCGGGGCCGTCGGGGGGGCAACACCCAGGACTGCTGCAGGGTCAGCCCGTCCCGCTCCCGACACCGGGCCCCAACCACGCGTATCCCAGCCCCACGCCGGGGCCCGCCGCTTATCCGAACCAGCAGCTGCTCCAACAGCACACCTACATCCAACAGCCCGTGCAGCAG ATGCCGGCGTGCTACTGCTCGTCGGCCCACCACCCGCACTGCTccggccagcagcagcactaCCGGGCCCCAGTCAACCCGCTGCCCTACAACTGCCTTCAGAGCCAAAGCCTGCCCCAGCAACAAG TGCACCAAGCCATGATGCCCAACCCAGCGTCCAGCTACCAGGCCGTAGTGGGCATGCAGCCGGGCTCCAGCCTGGCTCTCACCGGCAACCAGCAAAGCAATATGAGCAACCAGATGCAAGGAATGATGGTCCAGTACCCTCCAATGCAGTCGTATCAG caGGTTTCTTTGCCACAGCAGACGTACCAACAGCCAGTGTTTGTGTCCTGTCAGCCGGGGCAGGGGGCCATGGCCATGGCCGGCATGCAGCCCTGCTACAGCCTGCTCCCCCCGAACCAGCACACCACCATGAG TTCCACAGTGAGTTTCCTGCCCGCACAGATGATGGAGCAGCTGCAGTTCTCTCAGACCTCGTCCCCCTGCGTCTCCCAGCAGCACCCAGGCCAGCAGTATGCCG GGTTGTTGCCCCCGGGCGGCGGTATGGTGATGCTGCAAATGACGGCGCCCTCCTGCCAGCAGCCCCGGGCCCCCTCCCCCTGCCAGCGGAAACAGCCGGGCCACAAACACCCGGGGCCCGAGCACCAGCGCGGCCGCAGGCCCGCGGAGCTCCCTGCGCCTCCAGACGGCGCCCAG AGCAGCCTGCCCTCGTCCCCGGCGCTCACTCCCTCGCCAGGCCAGCCGCCCAGCTTCAAGGGCCTCCCGTCGGCCATCTCGTCCATCCCTGCCATGGGAGGCCCGGcgcacccccaccaccacccgccgCTCCCTACAGCCTTCTGCCACAGTGGACAAG GTGAAACACACTACTCCCTCCTGGGCCAACCTCTGCAGTACAAACCCTCCATCAGACCCCCCCTGATCCACACCGCCCACGTCGTTGCCAAACACCAG ggTCCGCTGGGGGTTTGGCGTAGCAGTAACGGGAGGAAGGCCGGCAGAAAACCTCTGTCTTCAGATCTCAGT TGA